The nucleotide sequence ATATCATCATTGATACGTCGTCCCGAAAGAATGATCTGGCTGTGGTATCCAAGCTGTTCAGCCTTATATGTAAGATAATAAGGATCAACCCCTATACAGTGACCGCCTACAAGACCGGGTTTGAAATTAAGGAAATTCCACTTTGTTCCCGCAGCATTTAAGACAGCCTGTGTATCAATACCCATTTTATTGAAGATCATTGAAAGCTCATTCATAAAAGCAATGTTTATGTCTCTCTGGCTGTTCTCAATAACCTTAGCTGCCTCAGCAACTTTTATGCTCTCTGCCCTGTATACGCCTGCCTTAACAACTATGCTGTATACATTAGCGACTTCTTCTAAGGTCTCTGCATCCATTCCGGAAACGATCTTTGTTATTGTCTCAAGTCTGTGTACTTTGTCACCTGGATTGATTCTCTCCGGTGAATAGCCCACTTTGAAATCAACTCCGCATTTGAGACCTGACTCAGCCTCAAGTATCGGTACACAGATATCCTCTGTAACACCCGGATAAACAGTTGATTCAAATACGACTATAGATCCTTTTGTAAGATTTTTTCCCAATGTATGACTGGCACCCTCTACCGGTCTGAGATCAGGTGTATGGTCATCATTAACGGGTGTAGGCACAGCAACGATATGGAACTTTGCCTCTTTAAGTCTCTCTCCGACTGATGTAAAATCAACCTTTGAGTTTTTAACACCTTCATCACCGACTTCATTTGTCGGATCGATTCCTGCCTTATATTTTTCAATTTTTTCAGAATTGATATCAAAACCTATTACATCAATATGCTCCGAAAAAGATACCGCTATAGGCATTCCGACATAACCCAGACCAACAAGTGAGAGTTTGGTCTTTTTATTTACAAGATCCTCATAAACTGACATTTCTAAAATTACCAGCCTTTCCCAGCTATCCTCTGCGCGCCGAAAAGTCACCGGCGCCATAACTTAAATATTATAGTCCACTTTTCATAGCCATGTCAAACCTCCGCCGCAGTTTGTGGATTTTTTATTTCTTTTGTTGTATGATACTAAAGTTGGTGTCAATTCTCATAATAAGGAGTTTAACCTATGAAAATCACTATTCCTGAAAAAATATACAATTATTCAAAAGATGAATCCCATTCAAATAAACTCGCTGTCGCTGACAGTAAAAAATCACTCAGTTATTCCGAGCTCTGGTCTGATATCAGCGGTTTTTCAGATCATCTATCTTCCCTGGGTCTTTCAAAAGGCGATTTCTGTCTGCTCCACTGCTCACAGAACGTTGAATATATCACGGCATTATTCGCTCTTCAACTACTCGGAGCAATCCCCGTACCCGTAGAAGATGGTGCAGGTGCAGAACGCATTGACGAAATGCTTAATGACACCGGAGCAAAATTCTTTATAACACACAAAGTAAACAGGGAAGATATAAAATGTATTTCTATGGAAGAAGCTCTTCTTCATTCCGATAATAACCAGAACAGAACTTTCGACTTTTCTTTAGAAACTGACACTGCAGAAATACTGTTTTCCACAGGAACTACAGGAAAATCAAAAGGAATCGAACTTACACATTCTTCAAATACAGCCATCGCTGAAAATGTTATCCAGGGCGTAAATATGAGTCCTGACAATATAGAACTGGTTCCAATGCCGCTTTCCCACAGTCACGGGATCCGTCGTGCTTATGCTAACTTCTATAATGGAAGCTCTGTTGTCCTTATAAACGGCGTTATGCAGATGAAGATCTTCTATGAACTCATGGACAGATATCATGTTACAGCCATTGATATGTCTCCTTCTATATTAAACATTATTTTCAAGCTCTCAAAAGACAGAATAGGCAATTATAAGGACAGCCTTGACTATATTCAGATAGGAAGTGCCGCCCTTACAGAAGAGGATAAAGAGCACTTAAGCAGTCTTCTTCCAAATACAAGACTTTATAATTTCTATGGCACAACAGAATCCGGCTGCTCATGTATTCTCGATTTCAATGAAATGAAGAATATAAAAGGCTGTATCGGAAGACCGGCCGTTAATGCAAAATTCATTTTCGTTGATGAGAATCGCAATCCGGTCAATGCTACGGCTGAAAATCCCGGTTTTATCGCAACCTCAGGTGCTATTAATATGAAGGGATATTTCAAGGCAAAAGAGCTTACTGATTCCGTTATGGCAAATGGATTTATTTATACCAACGATCTGGGATACACTGATGAAAGCGGTCTCATCTATTACATTGGAAGAAGTGACGATGTCATCAACTGCGCAGGCGTTAAAATAAGCCCTGATGAAATAGAAAAAACCGCTTCTGATTTTCCGGGTATCAAGGATTGTGCTTGCATTCCGATTGCAGACAAGATCCAAGGACAGGTTCCGAAGCTTATCATCTCTCTTGAAGATATCTCTCTTGCAGATGATCTCAGCGGATTTAAGAATTACTTAAAGGAAAAATTAGACGGTAATAAATACCCCAAGAAAATTGAAATAATAGACGAAGTTCCAAGAACTTCAAACGGAAAGCTCCAGCGCAAAAAGCTCATCGAGCGTGAGAAATCACTCTAATAAATATAAAGGCCGGGTCTTAAGATCATAAAATCATAAGCCCCGGCATCATTTTTTCTAAATTATAAATCATCGCTCGCCTCAGCATTTTCTTTCATGGCCTTACTTTCAGCGATTCTTTTTTCTTTTTGTTTTTCACTTTCTTCTTCAATAGCTTCTTTGATCTTATCCTGTGCCTTGTCAAATGTCGAAATGAGTTTATTCCATTCTTTTACCGTAAATGACTGACCCCCTGTCGGAATTGATTCCTCGGTCTCTCCATTACGGATCTTTTCCTCCATTTCTTCCATTTTTGCTTTAAGCATATCCATATAGTTAACTTCACCCTCAGCCTTATCTGCTGTGAACGATTTCACTGCTTTTACCGCCTTTACAGGCTTTACGCCCGAAACAGGGGATATTGCCGATACAGCAGAAATATCATCATCATAGTAGGACATAGCATACCTCCTTGTTTTGCTTCGCTTTGTTTTACATATTTTTTATCGTCGCCAAAAGCTTTTTTCGCAAGTCATACAGAATTTTTTCTCGTTTATATTTTTTTTACCAAATCAATGCTATAATTAGAAAAGTTTCGTTAATAGCTAATAATCTATGACTTCTTGTGGGTCAATCAAGGAAAAGACCCACAAGAATCCGGCTTCGCCGGACACGCCTTCACCTTCCGGTGAAGCCTGGTCCAATACGATTCCCGTTTTTCTGAGGAAAAACAGGAATCTATAGTTTCTTAAATCTAAAAAAAGGGTCGATAAATGAAAAAAGTAAGCTGCATTATAACTAGCTATAAAAGAGAAGGAAAAATTCTTAGGCGGGCTTTAAGGAGTGTTTTGGAGCAGACCTGGGAAAATATAGAGGTACTCGTCGTTGACGATAACCGTGGAAAGGGTTCGGAAGTCTACAGCGAGGAAATAATGAAGATCACCGATGAAGCAGGTGATAAGGTAAGATACCTTAAAAGTGAAGAGCCACGAGGTGCACAGGCTGCCAGAAATACCGGAATAAAGAATGCGACCGGAGAATATGTTGCATTTCTCGATGATGATGATGAGTGGATGCCTGAAAAGATCAAAAAGCAGGTAGAGCTTATGGAAAAGGAAACTGATGCCGGGCTCTGCTATTGTGATGGTTTCAGAGTTAATGACAATACCAATCCGCCAACCGTCAAAAGACGTTTTAATATAGGATTCAAAACCCGTGTAAGCTATAAGGACATGCTTTCTTCCGATGAGATCGGTTCTACTTCACAGGCAATGATAAGAAAAAAAGTCTTTGATGAAGTCGGAGGCTTCGATCTGAGCTTCCCGGCAAGACAGGACTATGAAATGTGGCTAAGAATAACTAAAAAATATCCTGCCGTGGGTATTAATGAACCTCTGTTTAAGTACCATGTCGGAGCCAACGGACAGGTATCCAAAAACTGGAAAAAATGTATTGAAGGACATGAACTTTTATATAGAAAATACAAGGCTGATATAGATCATATTGAAAAAGCCAGATTCAACGTTGCTTTTTACCTGGCTCATTACTATAGAATGGACGGTCAAAATTTAAGAGCTCTTCTTCAATATGCAAAATCCTTCTTTATTTCTCCTGCAGGATTTTTCGAAAAAGGCAAAATTAAGATTGGACAGATGAAATCTAAATAATGGCTATTTTTGACGTTCACTATAAATTTAAATGCACGGCTTTCGCCGTGCATTTTCTTTACTTGTAACTGTTCATGGTACCTGAACAGTTACCTTTACTTTATCTCTTCAAGTTTTATAAATTCAACAGGCTTATCAGATGCGAAATCCTCTATATTTGAAAGTCTCTGCCTGTAATCCTCCTCGGTAAGGGCTTCCCAGCTGCTTCCACTATCATAGGATACAGACCATTTATCCCCGCTGCTTTCCGTTTCATTTGATTTTAAAGCATATTGGAAGAACAGTTCATCGGAATTAGGCAGCAGGTCATGCGTCCTTATCACGTTCCCTCCATCACTGTCTGACGTATATTCCGCAAGTGTTGACCCATATACCTTGAAATAATCTTCCGGATTGCCCGAGATCACGTGTGCCGCTTTTCCATCTATGGCGGCAAAAACATCATAGATTTCCTTAGTTTCCACATCACCTATGACCATTTCATCCACGCCGTCAAGATTAAAGTCTGTATAGCAGAACCCCATTGTCTCCAGAGGGTCTTTAACATCATAATATACAGGACTGAGATTTTCTGCCTCAAGCTCATCTGCACTCTTGGCATTCTCTATCTTATCTGCTATCTCTTTAACCAGATCACCATAAATATCCTCGCCCCTTGTTCCGGCTCCATCTTCATAGCTCCCGCCATCAGCCGATGT is from Lachnospiraceae bacterium C1.1 and encodes:
- a CDS encoding nucleotide sugar dehydrogenase, whose amino-acid sequence is MSVYEDLVNKKTKLSLVGLGYVGMPIAVSFSEHIDVIGFDINSEKIEKYKAGIDPTNEVGDEGVKNSKVDFTSVGERLKEAKFHIVAVPTPVNDDHTPDLRPVEGASHTLGKNLTKGSIVVFESTVYPGVTEDICVPILEAESGLKCGVDFKVGYSPERINPGDKVHRLETITKIVSGMDAETLEEVANVYSIVVKAGVYRAESIKVAEAAKVIENSQRDINIAFMNELSMIFNKMGIDTQAVLNAAGTKWNFLNFKPGLVGGHCIGVDPYYLTYKAEQLGYHSQIILSGRRINDDMGKYVAESLVKNLIRAEIPVRNARVAILGFTFKENCPDTRNSKVIDIVNELREYGINPIVADPQADAAEAKMLYGIEFTDISEVKDCDAVVLAVAHEEFKKYEIADFDAMFDDLSGNRKVISDVKGILDKKAFKDAGYLYWRL
- a CDS encoding class I adenylate-forming enzyme family protein encodes the protein MKITIPEKIYNYSKDESHSNKLAVADSKKSLSYSELWSDISGFSDHLSSLGLSKGDFCLLHCSQNVEYITALFALQLLGAIPVPVEDGAGAERIDEMLNDTGAKFFITHKVNREDIKCISMEEALLHSDNNQNRTFDFSLETDTAEILFSTGTTGKSKGIELTHSSNTAIAENVIQGVNMSPDNIELVPMPLSHSHGIRRAYANFYNGSSVVLINGVMQMKIFYELMDRYHVTAIDMSPSILNIIFKLSKDRIGNYKDSLDYIQIGSAALTEEDKEHLSSLLPNTRLYNFYGTTESGCSCILDFNEMKNIKGCIGRPAVNAKFIFVDENRNPVNATAENPGFIATSGAINMKGYFKAKELTDSVMANGFIYTNDLGYTDESGLIYYIGRSDDVINCAGVKISPDEIEKTASDFPGIKDCACIPIADKIQGQVPKLIISLEDISLADDLSGFKNYLKEKLDGNKYPKKIEIIDEVPRTSNGKLQRKKLIEREKSL
- a CDS encoding glycosyltransferase family 2 protein — protein: MKKVSCIITSYKREGKILRRALRSVLEQTWENIEVLVVDDNRGKGSEVYSEEIMKITDEAGDKVRYLKSEEPRGAQAARNTGIKNATGEYVAFLDDDDEWMPEKIKKQVELMEKETDAGLCYCDGFRVNDNTNPPTVKRRFNIGFKTRVSYKDMLSSDEIGSTSQAMIRKKVFDEVGGFDLSFPARQDYEMWLRITKKYPAVGINEPLFKYHVGANGQVSKNWKKCIEGHELLYRKYKADIDHIEKARFNVAFYLAHYYRMDGQNLRALLQYAKSFFISPAGFFEKGKIKIGQMKSK